A genome region from Clostridium pasteurianum includes the following:
- the rimP gene encoding ribosome maturation factor RimP, with protein sequence MIEKLMELIKPIVENLGYEFYHIELVKENGERYLRIYIDKENGISLDDCEKVSRAVSDLLDDKDPIPYSYYLEVSSPGINRILYTDEHLKKYVGSMVDIKLKSSLNKVTNYSGKLSGFNEEIIAIIVLDNKEIKIPRKKIKKICLSGEF encoded by the coding sequence GTGATAGAAAAACTAATGGAACTTATAAAACCAATCGTTGAAAACTTAGGTTATGAATTTTATCATATTGAACTTGTTAAAGAAAATGGTGAAAGATATTTAAGAATATACATAGATAAAGAAAATGGTATATCCCTTGATGATTGTGAGAAAGTTAGTAGAGCTGTAAGTGATTTACTTGATGATAAAGATCCTATTCCTTACAGTTATTATCTTGAAGTATCATCACCAGGAATCAATAGAATTTTATATACTGATGAACATTTAAAAAAATATGTTGGAAGTATGGTAGATATTAAATTGAAAAGCAGTCTTAATAAGGTAACAAACTATTCAGGTAAACTAAGTGGTTTTAATGAAGAAATTATTGCAATCATTGTCTTGGATAATAAGGAAATAAAAATTCCTAGAAAAAAAATCAAAAAGATTTGTTTGAGTGGGGAATTTTAA
- the ispG gene encoding flavodoxin-dependent (E)-4-hydroxy-3-methylbut-2-enyl-diphosphate synthase yields the protein MHRIKTRKVKVGNLYVGGDSKITVQSMTNTDTRDAKATIEQIKKLESSGCDIVRCAVPDIKAASALKDITKSVNIPVVADIHFDYRLALESIKNGISALRINPGNIGSRERVELVAKSAKERNIPIRIGVNSGSLEKDLLNKYKKVCSEALVESALNHVKILEDVNFQDIVISIKSSNVAMMIDSYRLISKKADYPLHLGVTEAGTIWRGTIKSSVGIGTLLSEGIGDTIRVSLTGDPVEEVKVGKEILRCFGYEKSGIEFVSCPTCGRTSIDLIKIANEVEKRLENCNKNIKVAVMGCVVNGPGEAREADIGIAGGNGEGLIFKKGQIVKKVKEEYLVDELINEISNM from the coding sequence ATGCATAGGATAAAAACTAGAAAAGTGAAGGTAGGAAATTTATATGTTGGCGGTGATTCTAAAATAACAGTACAATCAATGACAAATACTGATACTAGAGATGCCAAAGCAACTATAGAGCAAATAAAAAAATTAGAGTCTTCTGGCTGCGATATTGTAAGATGTGCTGTTCCTGATATTAAAGCAGCTTCAGCCCTAAAGGATATAACAAAAAGTGTAAATATACCTGTAGTTGCGGATATACATTTTGATTATAGGCTTGCACTTGAGTCAATAAAAAATGGAATTTCAGCACTTAGAATTAATCCAGGCAATATAGGAAGCAGAGAAAGAGTTGAACTTGTAGCCAAAAGTGCAAAGGAAAGAAATATCCCAATAAGAATAGGTGTAAATTCAGGTTCTCTTGAAAAAGACCTATTGAATAAATATAAAAAAGTTTGCAGTGAAGCTCTTGTAGAAAGTGCTTTAAATCACGTAAAAATACTTGAAGACGTAAATTTTCAGGATATAGTAATCTCAATAAAATCTTCTAATGTTGCAATGATGATAGATAGTTATAGACTGATATCTAAAAAAGCAGATTATCCTCTTCATCTTGGAGTAACTGAAGCAGGAACTATATGGAGAGGAACTATAAAATCTTCTGTAGGTATAGGTACTCTTTTGAGTGAAGGAATTGGAGATACTATAAGAGTATCCTTAACAGGTGATCCAGTAGAAGAAGTTAAAGTTGGAAAAGAAATTTTACGCTGTTTCGGTTATGAGAAGAGCGGAATAGAATTTGTTTCATGCCCAACTTGTGGAAGAACTTCTATAGATCTTATAAAAATTGCAAATGAAGTTGAAAAAAGATTGGAAAATTGTAATAAAAACATCAAGGTGGCTGTAATGGGCTGCGTTGTAAATGGACCAGGTGAAGCTAGAGAAGCAGATATAGGCATTGCTGGAGGAAATGGTGAAGGCCTTATATTTAAAAAAGGACAAATAGTAAAAAAGGTTAAGGAAGAATATTTAGTTGATGAACTTATAAACGAAATATCCAATATGTAA
- the rseP gene encoding RIP metalloprotease RseP: MSFLNIIAAIFAFGVLILIHELGHFILAKLNDVKVEEFAIGMGPKLLSINGKETQYSIRVLPIGGYVKMLGDETKSNDPRAFNNKSSARRLSIVIAGPLMNLVLAAVLFFAVGMANGILLPKISAVVKNSPAQKAGIKVGDTITKINNSHVGTWEDVSLYIAFNKGESVKVAVKNNNAVKNLVIVPEYNKKEGRYLIGIAPEVVQKPSILQGTSYGANETVTMIKSAYLSLKMIFQGKASVKDVSGPVSIIKVTGAAANAGFMALINFIAFLSAQLGVLNLLPIPALDGGYVFLFIFQMITGKKVDDDKIGIVNTIGFALLMLLMVVVTIKDIMYPIKF, translated from the coding sequence TTGAGTTTTTTGAATATAATTGCTGCTATCTTTGCTTTTGGCGTACTTATATTAATACATGAATTAGGCCATTTTATTTTGGCAAAGTTAAATGATGTTAAAGTTGAAGAATTCGCAATTGGAATGGGTCCAAAACTTTTAAGTATCAATGGAAAAGAAACGCAGTATTCGATTAGGGTTCTGCCTATAGGTGGATATGTAAAAATGCTTGGAGATGAAACTAAAAGCAATGATCCACGTGCATTTAATAATAAATCTTCAGCTAGAAGGCTTAGTATAGTTATTGCAGGTCCTCTTATGAACTTAGTGCTTGCTGCAGTTTTGTTTTTTGCAGTAGGAATGGCAAATGGTATACTTCTTCCTAAAATATCAGCAGTTGTTAAAAATTCTCCTGCACAAAAAGCTGGTATAAAAGTAGGTGACACAATAACTAAAATAAATAATTCTCACGTAGGTACATGGGAAGATGTTTCTCTTTACATAGCATTTAATAAAGGTGAAAGTGTTAAAGTAGCTGTGAAAAATAATAATGCCGTAAAAAACTTAGTTATAGTACCTGAGTATAATAAAAAAGAAGGAAGATATCTTATAGGTATAGCCCCTGAAGTTGTACAGAAACCATCTATTCTTCAAGGAACAAGTTATGGTGCTAATGAAACAGTAACTATGATTAAATCAGCATACTTAAGCTTAAAAATGATTTTTCAAGGAAAAGCTTCAGTTAAGGACGTATCAGGACCAGTAAGTATAATAAAGGTTACAGGAGCAGCTGCAAATGCAGGATTTATGGCTCTTATTAATTTCATTGCCTTTTTAAGTGCTCAACTTGGAGTATTAAATCTTTTACCTATTCCAGCACTAGATGGAGGATACGTATTTCTATTTATATTCCAAATGATTACTGGCAAGAAGGTTGATGATGATAAAATTGGAATTGTAAACACAATAGGTTTTGCACTGCTTATGCTTTTAATGGTAGTAGTTACAATAAAGGATATTATGTATCCTATAAAGTTTTAA
- the dxr gene encoding 1-deoxy-D-xylulose-5-phosphate reductoisomerase, whose product MKNISIIGATGSIGTQTLDVIRNDSENLKLVCASANTNFEKMIQIVDEFKPEMVVMTDKYSYSKVLDYCKEKDIKTIVKCGYEALNEAASYEKCNTVVTSIVGMIGLIPTLKAIKSGKDIALANKETLVVGGEIVMKEAKKYGVKILPVDSEHGAIFQSLQGNKYEDINKILLTASGGPFRGKNMHELKNVRVKDALNHPKWKMGKKITIDSSTLMNKGLEVIEAHWLFNADYDAIQVLVHPQSIVHSMVEYKDGSVIAQLGPTDMRLPIQYALNYPERKKRVVKPLDFYTTPDLHFEKPDFNTFKCLKLAYEAGKAGGLMPTILNSANEYAVNLFLDGKIKFIEIQEIIEDALNHFQNLNNITAHTIVEQSKKVTEYLKGKNIF is encoded by the coding sequence ATGAAAAACATATCAATAATAGGAGCTACAGGTTCAATTGGGACTCAAACTCTTGATGTAATAAGGAATGATAGTGAAAATTTAAAGCTAGTGTGTGCTAGTGCTAATACTAACTTTGAAAAAATGATACAAATAGTAGATGAATTTAAACCTGAAATGGTTGTAATGACAGATAAATATTCATATAGTAAGGTATTAGATTATTGCAAAGAAAAAGATATAAAAACTATTGTGAAATGTGGTTATGAAGCTCTTAACGAAGCTGCTTCTTACGAAAAATGTAATACTGTTGTAACATCCATAGTTGGAATGATAGGGCTTATTCCAACTTTAAAAGCTATTAAAAGTGGTAAAGATATTGCACTTGCAAACAAGGAAACTCTTGTTGTTGGCGGTGAAATAGTGATGAAGGAAGCAAAAAAGTATGGAGTTAAAATACTTCCCGTTGATTCTGAGCATGGAGCCATATTTCAGAGCCTTCAAGGAAATAAGTATGAAGATATAAATAAAATACTTTTAACTGCTTCTGGTGGACCTTTTAGAGGCAAAAATATGCATGAATTAAAGAACGTTAGAGTGAAGGATGCTTTGAATCATCCAAAGTGGAAGATGGGTAAAAAAATAACGATTGATTCATCAACGCTCATGAATAAAGGACTTGAGGTTATTGAGGCTCATTGGCTTTTTAATGCAGATTATGATGCAATACAGGTGTTAGTACACCCTCAAAGCATAGTTCATTCAATGGTTGAATATAAGGATGGAAGTGTTATAGCACAATTGGGACCTACTGATATGAGACTTCCAATTCAGTATGCATTAAATTATCCAGAAAGAAAAAAAAGAGTAGTTAAACCTCTCGATTTCTATACGACTCCAGATTTGCATTTTGAAAAGCCGGATTTTAATACTTTCAAATGCTTAAAATTAGCTTATGAAGCAGGAAAAGCTGGAGGTTTAATGCCAACTATTTTAAATAGTGCTAATGAATATGCTGTGAATTTGTTTTTAGATGGAAAAATTAAATTTATAGAAATTCAAGAAATAATAGAGGATGCATTAAATCATTTTCAGAATTTAAATAATATAACTGCTCATACTATAGTAGAACAGAGTAAAAAAGTTACAGAATATTTAAAAGGTAAAAATATATTTTAG
- a CDS encoding AI-2E family transporter, whose amino-acid sequence MKEYKKLIECFALLCAFIVFTLLIKKYFKPFFVIILFVILCSPIHKFLCGYKIFNNKLSAIISIVFVNLMIFFGVFLMGNFIMSKITMYFINPYNKININKLPIISKFNINILMGKLNIFSDKLLNTDFFRKGAFYTTDSILTYFVATISVYFILADKYDIVNLTEKLLTKNKVQLILKKLNDIKNLLIVETFLVLITTVETIIGFFILGINDFFMLGIICGFLDILPYVGTILVFIPLMIYYACKKEYLIVFGLAILYIFLQFIRQIMEAKFMSNKFKVHPLLIIVSVYIGIKAFGIIGLFMGPIYVISAKEIILSS is encoded by the coding sequence TTGAAAGAATACAAAAAGTTAATAGAATGTTTTGCACTATTATGTGCATTTATAGTATTCACATTACTTATAAAAAAGTATTTTAAACCATTTTTTGTTATAATCCTTTTTGTAATATTGTGTAGTCCGATACATAAATTTTTGTGCGGGTATAAAATTTTTAATAATAAATTAAGTGCAATAATAAGTATAGTATTTGTAAATCTTATGATTTTTTTTGGAGTATTTTTAATGGGCAATTTTATTATGAGTAAAATTACCATGTATTTTATAAATCCATACAATAAGATTAATATTAACAAATTACCAATAATAAGTAAATTTAATATTAACATTTTAATGGGCAAACTCAATATTTTTTCAGATAAGCTACTTAATACTGATTTCTTCAGGAAAGGAGCTTTTTATACCACAGATAGTATTTTAACATACTTTGTTGCAACTATATCTGTTTACTTTATTTTGGCAGATAAATATGATATAGTTAATTTAACTGAAAAATTGCTTACTAAAAACAAAGTACAATTAATACTAAAAAAGCTTAATGATATAAAAAACTTGCTCATAGTCGAAACCTTTTTAGTATTAATTACAACAGTAGAAACAATAATAGGATTTTTTATTCTAGGCATAAATGATTTTTTTATGCTTGGGATTATATGTGGTTTTTTAGACATATTACCTTATGTTGGGACTATTCTGGTTTTTATTCCTTTGATGATATACTATGCTTGTAAAAAAGAATATTTAATTGTCTTTGGTTTGGCTATCTTATACATTTTTCTCCAATTTATACGTCAGATTATGGAAGCCAAATTCATGAGCAATAAGTTTAAAGTGCATCCTCTTTTGATAATAGTATCAGTTTACATTGGAATTAAAGCCTTTGGAATAATTGGATTATTTATGGGTCCCATTTATGTAATAAGTGCAAAAGAAATAATATTGTCTTCATAA
- the lexA gene encoding transcriptional repressor LexA: protein MKLSSIQNKIVEDTKHTCCLIKGKRGTGKTTIAACRSIFLKNNYCISKSDNIIVINSSKNKLNNFNEIYSSLYNDANSKYSTLLEPYRKVTNICTLDEIIDKYAVSKISLISERDKIALIKDCVYAASNIYPKIKILNNSYVDFFKDEIEWIKSCGYEDINIYQNVKRIGRNSTKNTVHVRLNKNSIMRECVFKLMLMYNDKLSYAGQFDDEDKTKTALKNSSKKKAQKYTHIIVDEVQELTKLQIDFINSIKRNCKYSSIFFTYDNDSIKENNSWLIKGHKISTICKDKIKSYNLKNTYGSETQTSMEKFTYKDLKHKTSFDFMRDNYETSKIILSGDLKYNKSEVAKIPVFNEIAAGEPILMNPEIKDKFYLPKYWISSAKDCFMLKIKGDSMINAGINDGDYVVIKKTAYAENGNIVAVNIDGSATLKRLKMDKNDVEFMPENEKYSPIKVTEDQQVMLIGIAIGILKVN, encoded by the coding sequence TTGAAATTAAGCAGCATTCAAAATAAAATTGTTGAGGATACAAAACATACCTGCTGCCTAATTAAGGGTAAAAGGGGAACTGGTAAAACTACAATAGCAGCTTGTAGAAGCATATTTCTAAAAAACAATTACTGTATATCAAAAAGCGATAATATAATTGTAATTAATAGTTCCAAAAATAAATTGAATAACTTTAATGAAATATATTCTTCATTATATAATGATGCAAATTCAAAGTATTCAACACTTCTAGAACCTTATAGAAAAGTTACTAACATATGTACCTTAGATGAAATTATAGATAAATATGCTGTTTCAAAAATAAGCCTTATCAGTGAAAGAGATAAAATAGCTTTGATAAAAGACTGTGTATATGCTGCAAGCAATATTTATCCCAAAATTAAAATATTAAATAACAGCTATGTTGATTTTTTCAAAGATGAAATAGAATGGATTAAAAGTTGTGGTTATGAAGACATTAATATTTATCAGAATGTAAAAAGAATTGGAAGAAATTCTACTAAAAACACTGTACATGTAAGGCTTAATAAAAATTCTATTATGCGAGAGTGTGTTTTTAAATTGATGCTTATGTACAATGATAAATTAAGCTATGCTGGACAATTTGATGATGAAGATAAAACTAAGACTGCTTTAAAAAATTCATCTAAAAAGAAGGCACAAAAGTACACACATATAATAGTAGATGAAGTTCAAGAATTAACAAAACTGCAAATCGATTTTATTAATTCTATAAAAAGAAATTGCAAATACTCATCAATATTTTTTACATATGATAATGACTCAATAAAAGAAAACAATTCTTGGCTTATTAAGGGACATAAAATAAGTACAATATGTAAAGATAAAATAAAAAGTTATAATTTGAAAAATACCTACGGTAGTGAAACCCAAACTTCAATGGAGAAATTTACTTATAAGGATCTTAAGCATAAAACTAGCTTTGATTTTATGAGAGATAATTATGAAACATCTAAAATAATTTTATCAGGAGACTTAAAATACAACAAAAGTGAAGTGGCTAAAATACCTGTATTTAATGAGATAGCTGCAGGTGAACCAATACTTATGAATCCTGAAATTAAGGACAAGTTCTATCTTCCTAAGTACTGGATTAGTAGTGCTAAGGATTGCTTTATGCTTAAGATAAAGGGAGATAGTATGATAAATGCAGGAATAAATGATGGTGATTATGTTGTAATAAAAAAGACTGCATATGCGGAGAATGGAAATATCGTAGCTGTCAATATTGATGGAAGTGCAACTCTTAAAAGACTTAAGATGGATAAAAATGATGTTGAGTTTATGCCAGAGAATGAAAAGTACAGTCCTATAAAAGTTACTGAGGATCAGCAGGTTATGCTTATAGGAATTGCTATTGGTATATTAAAAGTCAATTAA
- a CDS encoding phosphatidate cytidylyltransferase, which produces MNKRYLGAVFLAPLLIFLLLGGIYLKIFVFALSILGLYEYYKVSKEASIKPMPVVGYILCILYYSLISYNLNFKIVLFLIVMGIFFMMCIPTFNTEYNYIDISVTILGFIYVAVFFSFIVLTDDLKYGNYLIWLIFIASWLCDTAAYYSGRIFGKTKLCPKVSPKKTVEGSIGGIIGSVLGCTIYGFIISKYGVNISLYHYIILGIICGIFSQFGDLAASSIKRHAKVKDYSNLIPGHGGILDRFDSILFTSVVVFYYLSFFVF; this is translated from the coding sequence ATAAACAAAAGATATTTAGGTGCAGTTTTTTTAGCTCCTCTACTAATATTTTTGCTTTTAGGAGGAATATATCTTAAAATATTTGTTTTTGCTTTATCTATATTAGGCTTGTATGAATATTATAAAGTTTCAAAAGAAGCATCAATTAAACCTATGCCTGTAGTTGGGTACATTCTCTGTATACTTTATTATAGTTTAATAAGTTATAATTTAAATTTTAAGATTGTTTTGTTCTTAATAGTAATGGGAATATTTTTTATGATGTGCATACCAACATTTAATACCGAATACAACTATATAGACATTTCAGTTACAATATTAGGATTCATATATGTTGCAGTCTTTTTTAGCTTTATAGTTTTAACAGATGATTTAAAATATGGAAATTATCTTATATGGCTTATATTTATAGCTTCGTGGCTTTGTGATACTGCAGCTTATTATTCAGGAAGAATTTTTGGTAAAACAAAATTATGTCCAAAGGTAAGCCCTAAAAAAACTGTAGAAGGTTCGATTGGAGGAATTATTGGCAGTGTGCTTGGTTGTACTATTTATGGTTTTATAATATCTAAGTATGGTGTTAACATAAGTTTATATCACTACATAATATTAGGAATTATTTGTGGAATTTTTTCTCAATTTGGAGATCTTGCTGCTTCATCAATTAAAAGGCATGCAAAAGTTAAAGATTACAGCAATTTAATACCAGGTCATGGTGGTATACTGGATAGATTTGATAGTATACTATTTACGTCAGTAGTAGTATTTTATTATTTGAGCTTTTTTGTATTTTAA
- a CDS encoding isoprenyl transferase — protein sequence MLNFTKSNKNIGDNTDIDFSNIPQHIAIIMDGNGRWAKKRNLPRTMGHKAGGETLRKIVKECSDIGVKYLTVYGFSTENWVRPKDEVNAIMKLIVEILKKYFEEMNKNNVIVNPIGDISGLPEACIKTLNNAKDKTKDNTGLMLNLALNYGGRNEIVNAVKNLFIDYDNNKISKNDILNLSEDKFSSYLYTGDIPDPDIIIRPSGEKRLSNFLLWQCAYSEFWYSNINWPDFSEADLHQAIRDYQNRDRRYGGVK from the coding sequence ATGCTAAATTTTACTAAATCTAATAAAAACATAGGTGACAATACAGATATTGATTTTTCTAATATTCCGCAACATATTGCAATTATAATGGATGGAAATGGACGATGGGCAAAAAAAAGAAATTTACCAAGAACCATGGGACATAAAGCTGGTGGAGAGACTTTAAGAAAAATAGTAAAAGAATGTAGTGACATAGGTGTTAAATATTTAACTGTATATGGTTTTTCAACAGAAAATTGGGTACGTCCTAAAGATGAGGTTAATGCCATTATGAAGCTCATTGTTGAAATTTTAAAAAAATATTTTGAAGAAATGAATAAAAATAATGTTATTGTAAATCCAATAGGTGATATTTCAGGTTTACCAGAAGCCTGTATTAAAACATTAAATAATGCAAAAGATAAAACTAAAGATAATACTGGACTTATGCTTAACTTAGCACTTAATTATGGTGGACGTAATGAAATAGTCAATGCTGTTAAGAACCTGTTCATTGATTATGACAATAACAAAATATCAAAGAATGATATTTTGAATTTAAGTGAAGATAAATTTTCTTCGTATCTTTATACAGGTGATATTCCAGATCCTGATATAATAATACGCCCAAGTGGTGAAAAAAGACTTAGTAATTTCTTATTGTGGCAGTGTGCATATTCTGAATTTTGGTACTCTAATATAAATTGGCCTGATTTTTCTGAAGCTGATCTCCATCAAGCTATAAGAGACTATCAGAATAGAGACAGAAGATATGGAGGCGTAAAATAA
- the frr gene encoding ribosome recycling factor: MISDIIKELEEKMKKSISSLKKELGSMKAGRATPAMLDRIEVDYYGTMTPINQLANISVPESRILMIQPWDKSSMKSIEKAILISDLGLNPSNDGTAIRLIIPELTEETRKNLVKNVKKAGEETKVALRSIRRDANDKIKALKKESSITEDETKTAENDVQKKTDSYVKDVDVIVNAKEKEIMSI, translated from the coding sequence ATGATAAGTGATATAATTAAAGAATTAGAAGAAAAAATGAAAAAAAGTATATCATCTTTAAAAAAAGAATTAGGTTCAATGAAAGCTGGTAGAGCAACACCGGCAATGCTTGATAGAATAGAAGTTGATTATTATGGCACTATGACTCCTATTAACCAACTTGCTAATATATCAGTACCTGAATCAAGAATATTAATGATTCAGCCATGGGATAAGTCATCTATGAAGAGTATAGAAAAAGCTATTTTAATTTCTGATTTGGGTTTGAATCCATCTAATGATGGTACTGCTATAAGACTTATAATTCCCGAGCTTACAGAAGAAACAAGAAAAAATTTGGTGAAAAACGTTAAAAAAGCAGGAGAAGAAACTAAAGTGGCTTTGAGATCTATTCGTAGAGATGCTAATGATAAAATAAAGGCCTTGAAAAAAGAAAGTTCTATAACCGAAGATGAAACTAAGACTGCAGAAAATGATGTCCAGAAAAAAACTGATAGTTATGTTAAAGACGTTGATGTAATAGTAAATGCAAAAGAAAAAGAAATTATGTCCATATAA
- the pyrH gene encoding UMP kinase, whose amino-acid sequence MQSNKYKRVMLKISGEALAGNNGYGIDFEVANRIAKEIKEIVDLGIEVGAVVGGGNIWRGRNGKGMDRTTADYMGMLATCINALALQDSLENINVDTRVQTAIEMKQVAEPFIRRRAMRHLEKGRVVIFAGGTGNPYFSTDTTAALRAAEIEADVILLAKKVDGVYDKDPHIYNDAVKFDNLNYMEVLEKNLQVMDSTATSLCMDNNIPIIVFGLDVSGNIRKAALGEKIGTIVSK is encoded by the coding sequence ATGCAGTCGAATAAATATAAAAGAGTAATGTTAAAAATTTCAGGTGAAGCTTTAGCAGGAAATAATGGATATGGTATTGATTTTGAAGTAGCAAATAGAATAGCAAAAGAAATTAAAGAAATTGTTGATTTAGGAATAGAAGTTGGAGCTGTAGTAGGCGGCGGAAACATATGGCGTGGAAGAAATGGTAAAGGTATGGATAGAACTACTGCAGATTATATGGGCATGCTTGCAACTTGTATAAATGCCTTGGCACTTCAAGATTCACTTGAAAATATAAATGTTGATACTAGAGTCCAAACAGCTATAGAAATGAAACAGGTAGCAGAACCATTTATAAGAAGAAGAGCAATGAGACATCTTGAAAAAGGTAGAGTTGTTATATTTGCTGGCGGAACAGGAAATCCTTATTTTTCTACTGATACTACAGCTGCATTAAGAGCTGCAGAAATAGAAGCAGATGTAATACTTCTTGCTAAAAAAGTAGATGGAGTTTATGATAAGGATCCACATATATATAATGATGCTGTTAAATTTGACAATTTGAATTATATGGAAGTACTTGAGAAAAATTTACAAGTTATGGATTCTACTGCAACTTCTTTATGTATGGATAATAATATACCAATAATCGTATTTGGACTTGATGTTTCTGGAAATATTAGAAAAGCAGCACTTGGAGAGAAAATAGGTACTATAGTATCAAAATAG
- the tsf gene encoding translation elongation factor Ts, which translates to MISASAVKELRERTGAGMMACKKALTEANGDSEKAVELLREKGLAAAAKKAGRIASEGLVVAYVNDDGKSGAIAEVNCETDFVSANGDFKALAEDIAKLAVNSNSTTVDELLEENLNGEGKLKDVITALIAKLGENINLRRFSKFSVQDGVIKSYIHGNGRIGVLVKLNSSNTSDAVHDLAKDICMQIAAANPLYLDESSVDQAALDKEREIYRIQAVNEGKPEKIVEKMVEGRVRKYLKEVCLVDQVWVKDSDLTISKLLAKKSKELGADISIADFVRFERGEGIEKKEEDFAEEVKKQMQQSK; encoded by the coding sequence ATGATTTCTGCAAGTGCAGTTAAAGAATTAAGAGAAAGAACCGGAGCCGGAATGATGGCTTGTAAAAAAGCATTAACAGAAGCTAACGGAGATTCAGAGAAGGCAGTAGAATTATTAAGAGAAAAAGGATTAGCAGCTGCTGCTAAAAAAGCTGGAAGAATAGCTTCAGAAGGTTTAGTTGTTGCTTATGTTAATGATGATGGAAAAAGTGGAGCTATTGCTGAAGTAAATTGCGAAACAGATTTCGTTTCTGCAAATGGTGACTTTAAAGCTTTAGCAGAAGATATAGCTAAATTAGCAGTAAACAGTAATTCAACTACAGTAGATGAACTACTAGAGGAAAACTTAAATGGAGAAGGCAAATTAAAAGATGTTATAACTGCTTTAATTGCCAAATTAGGAGAAAATATTAATTTAAGAAGATTTTCTAAATTTTCAGTTCAAGATGGAGTAATTAAAAGTTATATACATGGAAACGGAAGAATTGGAGTTCTTGTTAAATTAAATAGTAGCAATACTTCTGATGCAGTTCACGATTTAGCTAAAGACATATGCATGCAAATTGCTGCTGCAAATCCATTATATCTTGATGAAAGTTCTGTTGATCAGGCAGCTCTTGACAAAGAAAGAGAAATATATAGAATTCAAGCTGTAAATGAAGGAAAACCAGAAAAGATAGTTGAGAAAATGGTTGAAGGAAGAGTAAGAAAATACTTGAAAGAAGTATGTTTAGTAGATCAAGTATGGGTTAAAGATTCAGATTTAACAATTTCAAAATTATTGGCTAAAAAATCAAAAGAATTAGGAGCCGATATTTCAATAGCTGATTTTGTAAGATTTGAAAGAGGCGAAGGAATAGAAAAGAAAGAAGAAGATTTTGCTGAAGAAGTTAAAAAACAAATGCAGCAGAGTAAATAA
- the rpsB gene encoding 30S ribosomal protein S2 produces the protein MSVISMKQLLEAGVHFGHQTRRWNPKMAPYIFTERNGIYIIDLQKTVKKIDEAYNFIREVSAQGKDVLFVGTKKQAQEAIAEEAVRCGMHFVNNRWLGGMLTNFNTIKTRIEKLNNLKKMEEDGTFDVLPKKEVILLKNEEEKLVKNLGGIVNMTQSNIGALFIVDPRKEKNAISEAKILGIPVVAIVDTNCDPDEVDYVIPGNDDAIRAVRLITSKVADAVIEGRQGEQLAE, from the coding sequence ATGTCAGTTATTTCAATGAAACAATTATTAGAAGCTGGTGTTCATTTCGGACATCAAACAAGAAGATGGAATCCAAAAATGGCTCCATACATATTTACAGAAAGAAACGGTATATATATAATCGATTTACAGAAAACTGTAAAGAAGATTGATGAAGCTTATAATTTCATTAGAGAAGTATCAGCTCAAGGTAAGGATGTACTTTTTGTAGGAACAAAAAAGCAAGCTCAAGAAGCTATTGCTGAAGAAGCAGTAAGATGCGGAATGCATTTTGTTAACAATAGATGGTTAGGTGGTATGTTAACAAATTTCAATACTATAAAAACTAGAATTGAAAAATTAAATAATTTAAAGAAGATGGAAGAAGACGGAACATTTGATGTTTTGCCTAAAAAAGAAGTTATATTATTAAAGAATGAAGAAGAAAAACTTGTTAAAAATTTAGGTGGAATAGTAAATATGACACAATCAAATATCGGAGCTTTGTTTATAGTAGATCCAAGAAAAGAAAAGAATGCTATCTCTGAAGCAAAGATTTTGGGAATTCCTGTTGTAGCAATTGTTGATACAAATTGTGATCCAGATGAAGTTGATTATGTAATTCCAGGAAATGATGATGCAATAAGAGCTGTAAGACTTATAACTTCAAAAGTTGCGGATGCAGTAATTGAAGGAAGACAAGGCGAACAGTTAGCTGAATAA